From Phenylobacterium immobile (ATCC 35973), a single genomic window includes:
- the eno gene encoding phosphopyruvate hydratase, with protein MTEIVDITAREILDSRGNPTVEVDVVLEDGSMGRAAVPSGASTGAHEAVEKRDGDKTRYLGKGVRSAVEAVNGEIYDALSGMDAEDQRRIDRMMMELDGTPNKSRLGANAILGVSLATAKASASSAALPFYKYVGGVSARVLPVPMMNIINGGAHADNPIDIQEFMILPTGSPTFAEGLRMGAEIFHALKSQLKAAGHNTNVGDEGGFAPNIGSAEEALAFIVKAGESAGYKAGSDFLLGLDVASTEFFKNGKYELEGEGKTLDPAGMVDYLAKLVDAFPIISIEDGCGEDDFEGWKLLTDKLGGKVQLVGDDLFVTNPARLSMGIDKGLANSILVKVNQIGTLSETLDAVDMALRAAYTAVMSHRSGETEDSTIADLAVATNCGQIKTGSLARSDRLAKYNQLLRIEEELGDQAIYLGRKALKV; from the coding sequence ATGACCGAGATCGTCGACATCACCGCCCGCGAAATCCTCGACAGCCGGGGCAACCCGACCGTCGAAGTCGATGTGGTCCTTGAAGACGGTTCGATGGGCCGCGCGGCCGTGCCTTCCGGCGCCTCGACCGGCGCTCACGAGGCGGTCGAGAAGCGCGACGGCGATAAGACCCGCTACCTCGGCAAGGGCGTTCGTTCGGCCGTCGAGGCCGTCAATGGCGAGATTTATGACGCGCTATCCGGCATGGACGCGGAAGACCAACGCCGCATCGACCGGATGATGATGGAGTTGGACGGCACACCTAACAAATCGCGCCTGGGCGCCAACGCCATCCTGGGCGTCAGCCTTGCGACGGCGAAGGCTTCGGCCAGCTCGGCCGCCCTGCCGTTCTACAAATATGTCGGCGGCGTCTCGGCCCGCGTCCTGCCGGTGCCGATGATGAACATCATCAATGGCGGCGCCCACGCCGACAATCCGATCGACATCCAGGAGTTCATGATCCTGCCGACTGGTTCGCCGACCTTCGCTGAAGGCCTGCGGATGGGCGCGGAAATCTTCCACGCCCTGAAGAGCCAGCTGAAGGCCGCCGGCCACAACACCAACGTCGGCGACGAAGGCGGCTTCGCCCCTAACATCGGCAGCGCCGAAGAGGCATTGGCCTTCATCGTCAAGGCTGGCGAGAGCGCGGGCTACAAGGCGGGAAGCGACTTCCTGCTGGGTCTCGACGTCGCCTCGACGGAGTTCTTCAAGAACGGCAAATATGAGCTGGAAGGCGAGGGCAAGACCCTTGATCCCGCCGGCATGGTCGACTACCTCGCCAAGCTGGTCGACGCCTTCCCGATCATCTCGATCGAAGACGGTTGCGGCGAAGATGATTTCGAAGGTTGGAAGCTGCTTACCGACAAACTTGGCGGCAAGGTCCAACTGGTCGGGGACGACCTCTTCGTCACCAACCCCGCACGCCTGTCGATGGGCATCGACAAGGGCTTGGCCAACTCCATCCTGGTGAAGGTCAACCAGATCGGCACCCTGTCGGAAACGCTGGACGCCGTCGATATGGCCCTCCGCGCGGCCTACACCGCCGTCATGAGCCATCGCTCGGGCGAGACGGAAGATTCCACCATCGCCGACCTGGCGGTCGCGACCAACTGCGGTCAGATCAAGACCGGCTCGCTGGCCCGGTCAGACCGGTTGGCCAAGTACAACCAGTTGCTGCGCATCGAGGAGGAACTGGGCGACCAGGCCATCTACCTCGGCCGCAAGGCGCTGAAGGTCTAG
- the rpmF gene encoding 50S ribosomal protein L32: protein MAVPKRKVSPSRRNMRRSHHALGANSYVEDKETGELKRPHHVDLKTGMYKGRQVLTPKED from the coding sequence ATGGCCGTTCCTAAGCGCAAAGTATCGCCGTCGCGTCGCAACATGCGTCGCTCGCACCACGCCCTGGGCGCTAACTCCTACGTCGAAGACAAGGAAACCGGCGAACTCAAGCGCCCCCATCACGTCGACCTGAAGACCGGCATGTACAAGGGCCGCCAGGTTCTGACGCCGAAGGAAGACTAG
- a CDS encoding alkaline phosphatase PhoX translates to MTAATGVAFAGLARHAQAADVSSAEIQADAYHSEVFGYGPLKTDPAGLFDLPEGFTYTVVSRAGETMSDGLLTPHKTDGMGAFALGGDRVALVRNHELKLVDFDFGAFGPGQKLIDKVDRKLIYDMAPNGRALNGGTTSMVYNLRTRELESQHLSLMGTSTNCAGGITPWGSWLSCEEVVLSPSETAAKTHGWVFEVPADHKGLVDPQPITAMGRFKHEAVAIDPATGVAYLTEDESDGHGLFYRFLPTDRADPHKGGRLQALAFKAGPQDSRNWQETQWSVGQWRETIWIDLDGTDNPDNDLRHRGHAKGAAWFARGEGIFHGDGEFYFTCTSGGPEFLGQIMRYKPSRFEGQPGEADEPGKLQLFVQSGDRMLLQMCDNLCVAPWGHLVVCEDKAADRGINYLKGVTPDGKVYTLGRQAQSGLSDVGANSELAGSCFSPDGTTLFVNVYWPGMTLAITGPWSRFRA, encoded by the coding sequence ATGACCGCCGCGACGGGCGTCGCCTTCGCGGGCCTCGCCCGGCACGCTCAGGCGGCCGACGTTAGCAGCGCCGAAATCCAGGCCGACGCCTACCACAGCGAGGTCTTCGGTTACGGCCCTTTGAAGACCGATCCCGCGGGCCTGTTCGATCTTCCCGAAGGCTTCACCTACACTGTCGTCTCCCGCGCCGGCGAGACCATGAGCGATGGGCTGCTGACGCCGCACAAGACCGACGGCATGGGAGCCTTCGCCCTGGGCGGCGATCGCGTAGCCCTGGTGCGGAACCACGAACTCAAGCTCGTTGATTTCGATTTCGGCGCCTTCGGTCCGGGCCAAAAGCTGATCGACAAGGTCGATCGCAAGCTCATCTATGACATGGCGCCCAACGGCCGCGCGCTGAACGGCGGGACGACCTCCATGGTCTACAACCTCCGCACCCGGGAACTGGAGAGCCAGCACCTGAGTCTGATGGGGACCAGCACCAACTGCGCCGGCGGGATCACGCCCTGGGGCTCCTGGCTGAGCTGCGAGGAGGTCGTCCTGTCGCCCAGCGAGACGGCGGCCAAGACCCACGGCTGGGTCTTCGAGGTGCCGGCCGACCATAAGGGCCTGGTCGATCCGCAACCGATCACGGCCATGGGCCGGTTCAAGCACGAAGCGGTCGCGATCGATCCAGCCACCGGCGTCGCTTACCTGACTGAGGACGAGAGCGACGGTCACGGCCTCTTTTATCGCTTCCTGCCGACAGATCGCGCCGATCCGCACAAGGGCGGCCGCCTCCAGGCCCTGGCCTTCAAGGCGGGCCCGCAGGACTCGCGCAACTGGCAGGAAACGCAGTGGAGCGTCGGCCAATGGCGCGAAACGATCTGGATCGACCTGGACGGGACCGACAATCCGGACAACGATCTGCGCCATCGCGGCCATGCCAAGGGTGCGGCCTGGTTTGCGCGTGGGGAGGGGATTTTCCACGGTGACGGTGAGTTTTACTTCACCTGCACCAGCGGGGGCCCGGAGTTCCTCGGCCAGATCATGCGCTACAAGCCCAGTCGCTTCGAAGGTCAGCCGGGCGAAGCCGACGAGCCGGGGAAACTGCAGTTGTTCGTCCAGTCCGGCGACCGCATGCTGCTTCAGATGTGCGACAACCTCTGCGTCGCGCCCTGGGGTCACCTGGTCGTATGCGAAGACAAGGCAGCGGATCGCGGGATCAATTACCTCAAGGGCGTCACCCCCGACGGCAAGGTCTACACCCTGGGCCGCCAGGCGCAGTCGGGCTTGAGCGACGTCGGGGCCAACAGCGAGCTGGCGGGCAGTTGCTTCTCGCCGGACGGCACGACGCTCTTCGTCAATGTCTATTGGCCGGGCATGACCCTCGCCATCACCGGGCCCTGGAGCCGCTTCAGGGCGTAA
- a CDS encoding response regulator transcription factor: MPETLSRLLLVDDEPQIVRALTPGLSAAGHSVEVASTGEAAITALAREPFDIVILDLGLPDMDGKAVIGRLREWSETPIIVLSARDLESEKIAALDLGADDFVNKPVGVGELLARIRACLRGRERRFNAQPRFAAGDLEVNFLERRVLVLGEEVRLTPREYDLLRTLARHAGRVVTHRQVISAVWGPTAQVDAQFVRVLVGQLRQKLEAEPSAPRIVLTEPGIGYRLASDEDA, encoded by the coding sequence ATGCCCGAAACGCTGAGCCGCCTCCTGTTGGTCGACGATGAGCCGCAGATCGTGCGCGCCCTTACGCCGGGCCTGTCCGCCGCCGGCCATTCGGTCGAGGTCGCCAGCACCGGCGAGGCGGCGATCACGGCCCTTGCGCGCGAGCCATTCGACATCGTCATCCTGGATCTTGGCTTGCCCGACATGGATGGCAAGGCGGTGATCGGCCGGCTACGGGAGTGGTCCGAGACGCCGATCATCGTTCTGTCGGCGCGCGACCTGGAGTCGGAGAAGATTGCTGCGCTGGACCTGGGCGCAGACGACTTCGTCAATAAGCCGGTTGGCGTTGGAGAGTTGTTGGCGCGTATCCGCGCCTGCCTGCGCGGCCGCGAAAGGCGTTTCAACGCCCAACCACGCTTTGCGGCGGGGGACCTTGAGGTCAACTTCCTGGAGCGCCGGGTGTTGGTTCTGGGCGAGGAAGTCAGGCTGACTCCGCGCGAGTACGACCTCCTGCGTACGCTCGCCCGTCACGCGGGCCGTGTCGTCACCCACCGCCAGGTGATCAGCGCCGTGTGGGGCCCGACGGCCCAGGTGGACGCTCAGTTCGTTCGCGTGCTGGTGGGCCAATTGCGCCAGAAGCTTGAGGCCGAACCCTCCGCCCCGCGCATCGTCCTGACCGAGCCAGGCATCGGCTACCGACTGGCGTCGGACGAGGACGCCTGA